A window of the bacterium genome harbors these coding sequences:
- a CDS encoding ATP-grasp domain-containing protein, translated as MLSPRFNVRLDVAVTFNVKPESETFLEEVPPVQNSPQHELQPAVDTYAEWDTWETVNAVKDAIAEFHNVTLVEANNDAFLKLKELKPDIVFNFAEGLIGVNRESHIPAMLEMLQLPYSGSDPLTLGICLDKSRAKEILTYHKIPNAKFLVADRMEDISKVDFGFPLIVKPISEGSSKGIFSSSLVKNAKELEDEVKRVLFSYNQPALIEEFLPGREFTVAVLGNGDEAEILPIIEIRYEDFPQDVVPLYSYEAKWILDTKENEFDVFECPAKLDASLEKQIKETVLRTYSVLRCKDWSRIDVRLDKNGVPNIIEINPLPGIMPDPNENSSFPKAARVAGMNYNQLIQSALYHAAKRYNLL; from the coding sequence ATTTTATCACCAAGGTTTAATGTACGTTTAGATGTTGCTGTAACATTCAACGTAAAACCGGAGAGTGAAACTTTCCTTGAAGAAGTCCCTCCTGTTCAAAATTCTCCTCAACATGAACTTCAACCTGCAGTAGATACTTATGCAGAATGGGATACGTGGGAAACTGTAAACGCTGTTAAAGATGCCATCGCAGAATTTCACAATGTAACTTTAGTTGAAGCAAACAATGATGCATTCTTAAAACTTAAAGAACTAAAACCTGATATCGTTTTTAACTTTGCTGAAGGACTGATTGGAGTAAACAGAGAATCACACATTCCTGCAATGCTTGAAATGCTTCAGCTTCCTTATTCTGGTTCTGATCCGCTCACACTTGGAATATGTCTGGATAAATCTCGGGCTAAGGAAATCTTGACATATCATAAAATACCTAATGCTAAATTCCTTGTCGCTGATCGAATGGAAGATATCAGCAAAGTAGATTTTGGTTTCCCACTTATTGTTAAACCGATATCGGAAGGTTCCAGCAAAGGAATTTTTTCCTCTTCTTTAGTAAAAAATGCCAAAGAGCTGGAGGATGAAGTAAAGAGAGTACTCTTTTCCTATAACCAGCCAGCTTTGATTGAAGAATTCCTGCCAGGCAGAGAATTTACCGTTGCTGTGCTCGGTAACGGAGACGAAGCAGAAATACTTCCGATAATTGAAATCCGTTACGAAGATTTCCCGCAGGATGTTGTTCCTCTTTATTCGTATGAAGCGAAGTGGATTCTCGACACTAAGGAAAATGAATTCGATGTCTTTGAATGTCCTGCCAAACTTGATGCTTCACTGGAAAAACAAATAAAGGAAACGGTTTTAAGAACTTACAGCGTCCTTCGATGCAAAGACTGGAGCAGAATCGATGTACGTTTGGATAAGAATGGAGTTCCAAATATAATCGAGATAAATCCATTGCCGGGAATTATGCCCGATCCAAATGAAAACTCAAGTTTCCCAAAAGCGGCCAGAGTTGCAGGAATGAATTACAACCAGTTGATACAAAGTGCATTATACCACGCTGCAAAAAGGTATAATCTCTTATGA
- a CDS encoding ATP-grasp domain-containing protein has product MKENTKILICYNLPVSVFSVYNGKKNDEAAKANDLSENNFVNELKKVEQSLSKRFTEIKSLAIDRDVQKTINNINAFNPDVIYNFVESVEGISTYESYIAGLFELLGYEITGCSPITLGNCLNKARTKAILNSRDILTPEYRTLKKTKRFTEKEIKLRYPLILKLMNEDASIGISEFSVVKNYTELRKQFSFLVETYNQDIILEEYIQGRELNVAILGGRVLPISEINFEGLPEEFPNIVTYDGKWTEGSVYYNHTKPVCPAELPERLRKKIYMTALASYDAMNCRDYARVDIRLSNNDEPYVIEVNPNPDISSDSGFARAAAADGISYDDLLYTIASFALIRKKKNDSQAKAG; this is encoded by the coding sequence ATGAAAGAGAATACTAAAATATTAATCTGCTATAATTTGCCTGTCAGCGTATTTTCCGTCTACAATGGAAAAAAGAACGACGAAGCTGCCAAAGCAAACGATCTTTCAGAAAATAATTTCGTTAATGAACTAAAAAAGGTTGAACAATCATTATCGAAGCGTTTTACTGAGATTAAATCGCTTGCAATAGACCGTGATGTGCAAAAGACTATTAATAATATTAATGCCTTCAACCCTGATGTGATTTATAACTTTGTTGAGTCAGTTGAAGGAATATCAACTTATGAATCATACATTGCAGGATTATTTGAACTTCTTGGTTATGAAATAACAGGTTGCTCACCGATAACACTCGGTAACTGCCTTAATAAAGCAAGAACTAAAGCGATTCTTAATTCAAGAGACATACTTACCCCTGAATACAGAACATTAAAGAAGACTAAAAGATTTACCGAGAAGGAGATAAAGTTACGTTATCCGCTTATTCTAAAATTGATGAACGAGGATGCGAGCATCGGTATTTCTGAATTCTCAGTGGTAAAAAATTACACGGAATTAAGAAAACAATTCTCATTTCTGGTAGAAACTTATAATCAGGACATAATACTTGAAGAGTATATTCAGGGTAGAGAACTAAACGTGGCAATACTTGGCGGAAGAGTTCTGCCTATATCGGAAATAAATTTCGAAGGATTGCCGGAAGAATTTCCAAACATAGTTACATACGATGGTAAGTGGACGGAAGGAAGTGTTTATTACAATCACACTAAACCTGTCTGCCCCGCTGAACTACCTGAGAGATTGAGAAAAAAAATCTATATGACTGCATTAGCATCTTATGACGCTATGAACTGCAGAGATTATGCGCGTGTTGATATAAGATTAAGCAATAATGATGAACCTTATGTTATTGAAGTAAACCCGAATCCGGATATTTCATCTGACTCAGGATTTGCAAGAGCAGCCGCAGCAGATGGAATCAGTTACGATGATTTGCTCTATACAATTGCAAGCTTTGCATTAATCAGAAAGAAGAAAAATGATTCGCAGGCTAAAGCCGGTTGA
- a CDS encoding GNAT family N-acetyltransferase, whose translation MIRRLKPVDAKVIEGILSSTPNFSDEEIKVAMELVNIASTNLMQTDYNLFVYEEDGMILGYHCTGKRPLTDGVYDLYWIVTNPNYGKKGIGKKLLEHAENFVNENNGRWLLAETSSKDSYSATRNFYMRNNYSILFEINDFYSKGDGMIVFGKYFNHKNN comes from the coding sequence ATGATTCGCAGGCTAAAGCCGGTTGATGCTAAAGTCATAGAAGGAATTTTAAGTTCGACACCGAATTTTAGTGATGAAGAAATTAAAGTTGCGATGGAACTTGTGAACATCGCATCAACTAATCTGATGCAGACGGACTATAATTTGTTCGTTTATGAGGAAGATGGCATGATTCTTGGTTACCATTGCACCGGTAAGAGACCGTTAACGGATGGTGTGTATGATCTCTACTGGATTGTTACCAATCCTAATTATGGAAAAAAAGGGATTGGAAAAAAACTTTTAGAACATGCAGAAAACTTTGTTAATGAAAACAACGGCAGGTGGCTGCTGGCTGAAACATCTTCTAAAGATAGTTACTCTGCTACAAGAAATTTTTATATGCGTAATAATTACAGCATACTGTTTGAAATAAATGATTTTTATTCCAAAGGCGATGGAATGATCGTCTTTGGAAAATATTTCAATCACAAGAACAACTGA
- a CDS encoding KamA family radical SAM protein produces the protein MELWQEMVRDSVHTVDHVVEKFGIDRKTAEDLDEFFQARINPYYLSLIRYPGDPIWLQCVPAKVELEDIDAEEDPLHEDEMSPVPNITHRYPDRALFLVTSQCGIYCRFCTRKRKVGDYEKISMKGLESAFNYLEQHSEIRDVILSGGDPLMLTDTMLEKILQRLREIKHIEIIRLGTRMPVVLPQRITTKLVNMIKKYHPIYVNTHFNHPWEVTPESSKACEMLADSGVPVGNQMVIMKGVNDDPAVVKELMQKLLKIRVRPYYMYMADETKGANHFRTSIETGLKIAEALRGHTSGLAIPHFVIDAPGGGGKIPILPNYVLHMDEEEIILRNFQNKVYRYKNYSDKNNPEGFGSKRKKTNGKKKVEKKKVEVPVLEEV, from the coding sequence ATGGAACTTTGGCAGGAAATGGTAAGGGACAGTGTACACACTGTAGACCATGTCGTGGAAAAATTTGGTATCGACCGCAAGACAGCGGAAGATCTCGATGAATTCTTCCAGGCACGAATTAATCCTTACTATTTAAGTCTGATCCGTTATCCCGGCGACCCAATCTGGCTTCAATGTGTACCGGCAAAAGTAGAGCTGGAAGACATAGATGCGGAAGAAGATCCTCTTCACGAGGACGAAATGAGTCCCGTTCCAAATATCACTCATCGTTATCCCGACCGTGCATTATTTTTAGTTACCAGCCAGTGTGGTATCTATTGCCGTTTTTGTACAAGGAAAAGAAAAGTCGGTGACTACGAAAAAATATCAATGAAAGGTCTTGAAAGCGCATTCAATTATCTTGAGCAGCATTCAGAAATTCGGGATGTGATTCTTTCAGGCGGTGATCCTTTGATGCTTACAGATACTATGCTTGAAAAAATACTCCAGCGTCTGCGTGAGATCAAGCATATTGAAATTATCAGACTTGGAACAAGAATGCCTGTTGTTCTTCCTCAAAGGATTACAACCAAGCTTGTTAATATGATAAAGAAGTATCACCCGATTTATGTGAATACACATTTCAATCATCCGTGGGAAGTTACTCCTGAAAGCTCAAAAGCATGCGAAATGCTTGCTGATTCCGGAGTTCCTGTAGGAAACCAGATGGTAATTATGAAAGGTGTAAATGACGATCCTGCTGTTGTAAAAGAACTGATGCAAAAATTATTGAAAATAAGAGTTCGTCCATACTATATGTATATGGCAGATGAGACTAAAGGTGCAAACCATTTCCGCACTTCAATTGAAACGGGACTAAAGATTGCTGAAGCTTTACGAGGACACACAAGCGGTCTGGCAATTCCTCACTTTGTAATTGATGCACCTGGCGGCGGTGGTAAAATTCCAATTCTGCCGAATTACGTTCTCCATATGGATGAAGAGGAAATAATCTTACGAAACTTCCAGAATAAGGTATACAGGTATAAAAACTATTCTGACAAGAATAATCCTGAAGGTTTCGGAAGCAAGAGAAAGAAAACCAACGGGAAAAAGAAAGTAGAAAAGAAAAAGGTCGAAGTGCCTGTTCTGGAAGAAGTTTAG
- a CDS encoding T9SS type A sorting domain-containing protein, whose protein sequence is MRSNFFKSFWFITVLLLSNADLLAQVNWIKYVGNPIITVPGVWYAGAFAPYVIYNADSSRYEMFFTGATTAGGGRPCRIGLAYSNDGLSWQVRSTPVLNPSAGQWDSYTVELPYVIYENGSYKMWYSGALSPTTYKIGYATSPDGINWTKHLTPVLEAGTDPWEAEGVAGSCVMPVTGGYKMWYVGANSGMSKLCIGYATSVDGILWQKDTQNNPILEPGISGEWDDTWVTKPSVMFKDNIYYMWYLGTGTSWGQFRIGLATSPDGINNWTKHSANPVLRPSTSGWDGGEVESPGVLLVGDTLYMYYDGSPSGNYVWKIGLAKSLYSPPLLPGTYTVGTGGNFATIQEAFDKLETDGVAGNVTLELIDELYTSPTDSFGLKLNGPIPGAGPNSRVTIKPAENKNVVIEGGGIFVMYLMNTNYLTFDGVSITGPTTLTFRALYNNQFVYNNGLCFVNNSDYNIVQNTTFINESSMRLGVVLGFYSELNAQVTPDNNLIQSNFIKQAGIGIWVGTHQPNLRPTGNIIKGNIIGSETDSLISWGIQIEKNQNALIEENIVEKIRGASAEFVIAHGINCYGCSESTIRNNIVHNVNTSYNNGSMGIGLTGDGNTVGNGNLVYNNMVYDINSSSSASYSNIGGIHLEYQNNTKVYYNSVYLSGTGANHQGSGALYIWNPGMNTEVKNNIFINTRDEGQYCASAIYLRTQNTVLSSSDFNVLNYEQNNYNCLVKSNTGSYHSLAEWQATGYDVNSYVEMPHFISPTDLHIDKSIATYLESRGTPIAEVLTDIDGDIRDDDSTDIGADEFDGIVGVEDEETLPTEYALEQNYPNPFNPSTVISYQLPINGDVTLKVYDILGNEIATLVNEYKPAERYEVEFTAAALPSGVYFYQLKAGNFIETKKMLLLK, encoded by the coding sequence ATGCGATCTAATTTTTTCAAATCGTTCTGGTTCATTACAGTTTTGTTATTGAGCAATGCTGATTTACTTGCCCAGGTAAACTGGATAAAGTACGTGGGGAATCCAATAATAACTGTTCCGGGTGTATGGTACGCAGGTGCATTTGCACCTTATGTCATTTATAACGCTGATTCATCCAGATACGAAATGTTCTTTACGGGGGCAACTACTGCGGGTGGTGGAAGACCTTGTCGAATTGGTCTTGCCTATTCCAATGATGGATTGTCCTGGCAAGTGCGATCAACACCGGTTCTAAATCCATCAGCGGGTCAATGGGATTCCTATACTGTAGAATTACCATATGTTATTTATGAAAATGGATCTTACAAGATGTGGTATTCCGGTGCGCTTAGTCCTACAACCTACAAAATTGGATACGCTACTTCACCTGACGGAATCAATTGGACAAAACATCTAACACCGGTTTTAGAAGCTGGCACTGATCCCTGGGAAGCTGAAGGCGTAGCAGGCAGTTGTGTTATGCCGGTAACAGGTGGATATAAAATGTGGTATGTCGGGGCTAATTCTGGTATGAGCAAGCTATGTATAGGGTATGCTACCTCTGTGGATGGAATTCTTTGGCAAAAAGACACACAAAATAATCCCATCTTAGAACCTGGAATTTCAGGAGAATGGGACGACACGTGGGTAACTAAACCAAGTGTTATGTTCAAGGATAATATCTACTATATGTGGTATTTAGGGACAGGAACTTCCTGGGGACAGTTCAGAATTGGACTTGCTACATCACCGGATGGAATTAATAATTGGACTAAACATTCCGCCAATCCGGTTTTGAGACCATCAACAAGCGGTTGGGATGGGGGTGAAGTAGAATCCCCAGGTGTTCTATTAGTCGGAGATACTTTATATATGTATTACGATGGAAGTCCATCCGGAAATTATGTTTGGAAAATTGGGCTTGCAAAATCTCTCTACTCACCGCCTCTACTTCCCGGAACTTACACTGTCGGTACAGGCGGAAACTTCGCAACAATTCAGGAAGCATTTGATAAACTTGAAACTGATGGAGTTGCAGGTAATGTTACGCTTGAATTGATTGATGAACTTTACACATCACCAACAGATTCATTTGGCTTAAAATTGAACGGCCCAATTCCCGGTGCCGGACCAAACAGCAGAGTCACTATTAAACCTGCTGAAAATAAGAATGTGGTAATTGAAGGAGGCGGAATTTTTGTAATGTACTTAATGAACACTAACTATTTAACATTTGATGGTGTTTCTATAACAGGTCCAACCACACTAACATTTCGTGCTTTATATAATAATCAATTTGTCTATAATAATGGACTTTGTTTTGTAAATAACTCGGACTATAACATAGTTCAGAATACAACTTTTATAAATGAGTCATCTATGAGACTTGGTGTCGTACTGGGTTTTTATTCTGAATTAAATGCACAGGTTACACCCGATAATAATCTGATACAGTCCAATTTTATAAAGCAAGCTGGAATAGGAATTTGGGTAGGTACGCATCAACCTAACTTGCGGCCAACAGGCAACATTATTAAAGGTAACATCATTGGATCGGAAACAGATAGCCTTATTAGCTGGGGAATTCAAATCGAGAAGAATCAAAATGCTCTCATCGAAGAAAATATTGTTGAGAAAATTAGGGGTGCCAGTGCAGAATTTGTTATTGCACACGGAATTAATTGCTACGGATGTTCAGAATCTACAATCCGGAATAATATTGTTCATAATGTTAATACGAGTTATAACAATGGTAGTATGGGTATAGGGTTAACAGGTGATGGTAACACTGTTGGAAATGGAAATCTAGTTTATAATAATATGGTGTACGATATAAATAGCTCCTCATCCGCATCATACAGTAACATTGGCGGAATTCATCTGGAGTATCAGAACAATACCAAAGTTTATTATAACTCAGTTTATTTATCTGGTACAGGAGCCAATCATCAAGGTTCTGGTGCATTGTATATTTGGAATCCTGGGATGAATACTGAAGTAAAAAATAACATCTTTATTAATACAAGAGATGAAGGACAGTACTGCGCTTCTGCAATATATTTGAGGACACAGAACACAGTTTTAAGTTCATCAGACTTCAATGTTCTTAATTATGAGCAAAATAATTACAACTGTCTGGTAAAATCTAATACCGGTAGTTATCATTCATTAGCTGAATGGCAAGCAACAGGTTATGATGTGAATAGCTATGTTGAAATGCCGCACTTTATTTCACCGACCGATTTGCATATTGATAAATCTATAGCAACTTATCTTGAATCGCGCGGGACTCCGATTGCAGAAGTGTTGACGGATATTGATGGAGATATCAGAGATGATGATTCTACTGATATCGGTGCGGATGAGTTTGATGGAATAGTTGGAGTTGAAGATGAAGAAACTCTTCCAACAGAATATGCTCTTGAACAGAACTATCCCAATCCATTCAATCCAAGTACGGTGATCAGTTACCAGTTACCGATAAACGGTGATGTGACACTAAAAGTATACGACATACTCGGTAACGAGATTGCAACTTTGGTTAATGAATACAAACCAGCAGAAAGATATGAGGTTGAGTTCACCGCCGCGGCATTACCAAGCGGAGTATATTTCTATCAGTTAAAAGCAGGAAATTTTATAGAAACAAAAAAGATGTTGCTACTGAAGTAA
- a CDS encoding response regulator: MSYQTSAQNYVPEKTIIKKASAEYGFDISFSWTIFQDRKGFLWIGTSGELLRYDGLRFKAYRNEHENVHSLAANAVRVIYEDNSGIIWIGTGGGGLNKYNHDKENFIRYIHNLNDSNSISANYIYSICEDKSGNLWIGTELGLNFFNRRTEKFRSYKNIPEDSTSLSSNLVTAVFEDSKSNLWIGTIDGGLNLFDRNSNKFFRFIHNPEDAKSLNHNKVTGICEDKFGNVWVSTLGGGLNKITYRDDIHSTSFISFKNIPNDPTSLSDNDIASFYIDKNNTMWLATWGGGLNRTISSLNDSQLLFTSFKNDPDDPTSLSSNNVSTIFQDNSGILWIGTWGGSINLINLKQKQFKHYNREKNNPNSLSANGVMSIFEDRAGIIWIGTWDGGLNKWDRSTNKFTHYKHNADDPFSLSDNSVSAIYEDSSGDFWIGTWNGGLNKFDRARGKFYHFNHNSKDPSSISDNRILSITEDESGNLWIGTYYGGLNKFDKNIGKFTHNKNIPDDSNSLSSTDVHELLLDNSGILWIGTKHGGLQSLDLKSEKFSLYKNIPGDINTISNDKISDLYQDKSGTLWIGTQDAGLNKFDRETGIFKSYRMGDGLANNFVMGILEDDSDNLWISTSNGLSKFNIANETFRNYYVEDGLQNNEFEELCACWKIRTGELIFGGVNGFNIFYPDSIKDNMHIPTVYITDFKLFNKSVLIGFDSLSGRTILKRSIIGCEEIELNHSDNVFTLEFAALDFQAPNKNKYEYILEGFDKEWTYTDANNSSATYTNLDPGDYVFRVKGSNNDGLWNEKGALIKIIILPPWYQTTIAYLVYIVLIGSIIYFTWKTQVKRLKSKHEYELSKLEASKMHEVDEIKTRFFTNISHEFRTPLTLILGPAKNVLESTQEPKTKHDVSLIKRNAGRLLGLVNQLLDISKLESGNMKLQTASMNIIPLLKGLVLSFSSFAERKRITLKFSSAENEIMIYLDKDKFEKIITNILSNALKFTPEGGSVEVEARRGKGSNNIEISDTGIGIPADRIDKIFDRFYQVDGSHTREHEGTGIGLSLTKELIELHKGKISVESEPGKESTFTISLPLGKDHLRPEEICEPDEEKEYEKEISETEQEEESKPEGIRAGLIEKDSFPLLLIVEDNSDVRSYIKDSLKTDYRIIEAVDGEDGLNKSIENLPDLIVSDVMMPKMDGFKLCEKIKTDERTSHVPVILLTAKAAKEDKLAGFETGADEYLMKPFDTDELQSRIKNLIEQRKRLQNHFKKQGLIEIDKQKITSVDKMFLRKSFDLINKHISDSSFSVEILAEELAISRSGLQKKIQALIGETPGDLIRRIRLNKAAELIKNNFGNLSEVALEVGYNNPAHFSEAFKKQFGVAPSQYLSAK; the protein is encoded by the coding sequence TTGTCTTACCAGACTTCTGCACAGAATTATGTCCCTGAGAAAACCATAATCAAAAAAGCCTCTGCAGAGTATGGGTTCGATATAAGTTTTTCCTGGACGATTTTTCAGGATCGAAAAGGCTTTTTATGGATTGGAACATCTGGCGAGCTATTAAGATATGATGGACTTAGATTTAAGGCATATAGAAACGAGCACGAAAATGTTCACAGCCTGGCAGCTAATGCTGTAAGAGTAATTTATGAGGATAATTCTGGAATTATTTGGATAGGCACCGGTGGAGGCGGACTAAATAAATACAATCATGATAAGGAAAATTTTATCAGATATATACATAATCTGAATGATTCAAATAGTATTAGTGCAAATTATATCTATTCTATCTGTGAAGATAAATCCGGAAATCTATGGATTGGCACCGAATTGGGATTAAATTTTTTTAATCGCCGCACTGAAAAATTCAGAAGCTATAAAAATATTCCCGAGGACTCAACAAGTTTAAGCAGTAATTTAGTAACTGCAGTATTCGAGGATTCAAAATCTAATTTGTGGATCGGAACGATTGATGGAGGACTAAATTTATTTGACCGGAATAGCAACAAGTTCTTCCGTTTTATACACAATCCTGAGGACGCCAAAAGTTTAAATCATAATAAAGTAACCGGGATATGTGAAGACAAATTTGGAAATGTGTGGGTATCAACTTTAGGGGGCGGATTAAATAAAATAACATACCGTGACGATATTCATTCTACTTCTTTCATAAGTTTCAAAAACATTCCGAATGATCCAACAAGTTTGAGTGATAATGACATTGCTTCTTTCTACATAGATAAAAACAACACTATGTGGCTTGCAACCTGGGGCGGTGGTTTGAACAGAACAATTTCAAGTCTCAACGATTCACAACTTTTATTTACTTCTTTTAAAAACGATCCTGATGATCCAACTAGTCTAAGTTCTAATAATGTATCCACAATTTTTCAGGATAACTCTGGCATACTTTGGATTGGCACCTGGGGTGGAAGTATCAATTTAATTAATCTTAAGCAAAAACAATTCAAACATTATAATAGGGAAAAAAATAATCCAAATTCACTAAGTGCTAACGGAGTAATGTCGATTTTCGAAGACAGAGCAGGGATTATATGGATCGGAACCTGGGATGGAGGATTGAATAAGTGGGATAGATCCACCAATAAATTTACTCACTACAAACACAACGCTGATGATCCCTTTAGTTTAAGTGATAATTCGGTATCTGCAATTTATGAAGACAGTTCTGGTGATTTTTGGATCGGTACCTGGAATGGCGGACTGAATAAGTTTGATAGAGCTAGGGGAAAATTCTATCACTTTAATCATAACTCAAAAGACCCGTCAAGTATTAGTGATAACAGAATTCTATCAATTACAGAGGATGAGTCAGGTAATCTTTGGATTGGAACATACTATGGAGGCCTGAATAAATTTGATAAAAACATTGGAAAGTTTACTCATAACAAAAATATTCCTGATGATTCAAACAGTTTGAGTTCAACTGATGTACATGAACTACTGCTTGATAATTCTGGAATTCTCTGGATTGGGACAAAACATGGGGGTTTGCAATCACTGGATTTGAAATCGGAGAAATTTTCCCTATATAAAAATATTCCGGGTGATATAAATACAATAAGTAATGATAAAATTTCAGATTTATATCAAGACAAATCAGGAACTTTATGGATTGGTACCCAGGATGCAGGTTTAAATAAATTTGACAGAGAAACAGGAATATTTAAAAGCTATCGAATGGGTGATGGATTAGCCAATAATTTTGTAATGGGAATTTTGGAAGATGATAGCGATAATTTATGGATCAGCACTAGCAACGGTTTATCGAAATTTAATATCGCAAACGAAACTTTTAGAAACTACTATGTTGAAGACGGCCTTCAAAACAATGAATTCGAAGAATTATGTGCCTGCTGGAAAATCAGAACCGGGGAATTAATATTCGGCGGTGTTAATGGTTTTAATATTTTTTATCCTGACAGCATAAAAGATAACATGCATATTCCAACTGTTTACATCACTGATTTTAAATTGTTTAACAAATCCGTCTTAATTGGTTTTGACAGTCTTAGCGGCAGAACAATCTTGAAAAGATCTATAATAGGCTGTGAAGAAATTGAACTTAATCATAGTGATAATGTATTTACTTTAGAATTTGCAGCTTTGGATTTTCAGGCACCAAATAAAAATAAGTATGAATATATCTTGGAAGGATTTGATAAGGAATGGACATATACTGACGCAAATAATTCTTCTGCAACATATACAAACTTAGATCCCGGAGATTATGTTTTCAGAGTCAAGGGGTCAAACAATGATGGTTTATGGAATGAGAAAGGTGCTTTAATAAAAATAATCATCCTTCCTCCATGGTATCAAACCACAATTGCTTACCTGGTGTATATTGTTTTAATAGGAAGTATAATTTATTTCACTTGGAAGACTCAGGTTAAGCGATTAAAATCTAAACATGAATACGAGTTGAGCAAACTTGAAGCAAGTAAAATGCACGAAGTTGATGAAATTAAAACAAGATTCTTCACTAACATCTCGCACGAATTCAGAACTCCACTGACTCTAATATTGGGTCCCGCAAAAAATGTTTTAGAAAGTACACAAGAACCAAAGACGAAGCATGATGTAAGTTTAATAAAAAGAAATGCCGGAAGATTGCTTGGACTTGTAAACCAGCTTTTAGATATCTCAAAGCTCGAATCCGGAAATATGAAACTTCAGACAGCTTCAATGAATATTATTCCCTTGTTGAAAGGATTAGTCTTGTCATTTTCATCATTTGCTGAAAGAAAAAGAATTACGTTAAAGTTCAGTTCTGCAGAGAATGAAATAATGATTTATCTGGATAAGGATAAGTTTGAAAAGATAATTACCAACATTCTTTCGAATGCTTTAAAGTTCACGCCGGAAGGTGGTTCGGTAGAGGTAGAGGCTCGACGAGGTAAGGGAAGTAATAATATTGAAATTAGTGATACCGGCATTGGTATTCCGGCAGACAGGATTGATAAAATCTTCGACCGTTTTTACCAGGTAGATGGTAGTCATACAAGAGAACACGAAGGAACAGGAATTGGATTATCGCTTACGAAAGAATTGATAGAGCTTCACAAAGGGAAAATATCGGTTGAGAGTGAGCCAGGGAAAGAATCAACTTTTACAATTAGTCTTCCTTTAGGTAAAGATCATCTCAGACCGGAGGAAATTTGTGAACCAGATGAAGAGAAAGAGTATGAGAAAGAAATATCTGAAACAGAGCAAGAAGAAGAATCGAAACCGGAAGGAATCAGAGCCGGATTAATCGAAAAAGATTCATTTCCTCTGTTACTCATTGTAGAAGATAACTCAGATGTTCGTTCTTACATCAAAGATAGTCTTAAAACAGATTACAGAATTATTGAAGCTGTGGATGGTGAAGATGGATTAAATAAATCTATCGAGAATTTACCCGATTTAATAGTTAGCGATGTAATGATGCCGAAGATGGATGGATTCAAGCTGTGTGAAAAAATTAAGACTGACGAACGAACAAGTCATGTTCCCGTAATTCTTTTAACAGCGAAAGCAGCAAAGGAAGATAAGCTGGCAGGATTTGAAACCGGAGCCGATGAATATCTTATGAAACCTTTCGACACGGATGAATTGCAATCGAGGATTAAAAATCTTATCGAACAAAGAAAGAGATTACAGAATCACTTTAAAAAACAAGGTCTGATAGAAATAGATAAACAAAAAATCACATCCGTTGATAAGATGTTTTTGCGGAAAAGTTTTGATTTAATTAATAAACATATTTCTGATTCATCATTCAGTGTGGAGATACTTGCAGAAGAGTTAGCTATCAGCCGTTCTGGTTTACAAAAGAAAATTCAGGCGTTAATCGGAGAGACACCCGGTGACCTGATACGAAGAATTAGGCTGAACAAAGCTGCGGAACTAATTAAAAATAATTTCGGGAATCTTTCAGAAGTTGCTCTTGAAGTTGGTTATAATAATCCTGCTCACTTCTCAGAAGCGTTCAAGAAGCAATTTGGTGTAGCGCCATCTCAATATTTGTCAGCCAAATAA